Within the Candidatus Zixiibacteriota bacterium genome, the region CCAGCCTCGTGTGGATACCGTTGATGATTTTGCTGCTCCGATCCTTCGACAGACAGCCTCCGATTTTTCGACCGTCTACGAGGGATCGGTAAAATTTGAAAACGAGTTAGTGTGGGGTCGCCTATGTCTCGATACAGTAGTGAGCGTAGTACCTGACTTAAGCGGCTCATTTTCCAAAAACAGGGGCGCTGAAACCAACCACAGGGTGATACGTTTAGAGCCCAACTACATCTTTGACTTCATTCTTCCACTGACGGACCGACAGGGAGTAAAGTGGGCATCCAAGAGCACTGTCCCCATCGATAGTATTCGTGAGGATACTATCTGTGAGCTTGACGGACTGGTTCTCGATACGGCCACCATACTCGAATCTTCCCCCGAAAGCGATACCGGTGTCAGCTTTGTAGGTCATGTAACGTATCTACGACCGGAACCTGTAGCATCTTATCTTACAACTGGATTGCAGACTAGCACCTTTGTAGCACCTTTGCCCGCGGTAGGGTCAGCGCCTTTGGAAAAAATTTATGTTCCAGTGTTCGAAGTGGGCCCGTTAGCCTTAAGCTGAGGTCTACATTCGAATAAGCTCCAAACGGAATTGGAGCGGGGAAGAACTAAAGGAGAGTTTCTAAGTCCTTCATACCTTTGCCTTTACTGTAGAATCCCGGCGGCGCGAAAGCGCCGCCGGGGACGAAAAAAGGCATCTGACGGCAAGCGAAGGGCGACGGCGGGGTAAAAGCAGAACCTTTGCGAAGCAGATTTTGTTATAAAGATAGAGACCCACAGCAAACCCCCCTCTGTCTCTCTCAGAGACAGCCCTGCGTTGGGCAGGATTAGCGATAATCCTGCCCTAATTTTTTTCGCGATTTACTGATTGAGCTGCTGTTGGAGAGCGTTCAGAATGGAATCCACTTTCATAGCCGGGTTGACCTTTCCAACCACCTGCTTGTACAGCTCGACAGCCTCAAGTTTCTTCTCACGCGGCCTTTGCATGGCCAGGGCAGCCGCGAGAGTGGCTCGATATTGAAGTGAATTAGGGTCGATAGCTATCAATCGCCTGAGGATGAATTCAGCTTTCTCGAATTCTCCCATGGCGGTGTACAAAACACCCTTGATTTGCAGAAACTTCTCCTGCTCACCAAATCGGTCAATAGCCTGGTTTATGATCGAGAGGGCAAAAGCAAGTGAATCCGCCTGATGGGCAATAACAGCCATCTGGTAGTAACGATCCGGATTGTCCGGACTGCTCTCCAAAAGCTTTCGCATGTGGATAAAGGCGACGATGAAATTCCCCATTTTGACATTGAGATCTGCCAGTTTAAGGCGGTAGTGCTCCAGGGAATCTCCCGTTCCGATGAGTACGTTGACAGCTCGCGCGGCCGTCTCCCATTCTTTTAACTCAGCAGCTATTGGATAGATGGCCTGGTTGACCACGCGATCTTCCGGATGAAGCAAATCAGCGCGCTTGAGATAGAACAGGGCCGAATCCAGAATATACTCTCGCTGGTAGCTCATACCCATAAAGTACAAAACATCGCGATCGGAGGATTTCATCGCGACAGCCCTGCTCAGGTATGTTCGTGCTTTGGCAAAGTCCTCATTGAGATAAGCCTCCCGGCCTGCCTGCTCGTACTCGGCGAGGGTATTGGGTTCATTGCCGCAGGCAACCAGGGTCAAAAGCAGGACTACGAGATATCGGTATATTTTCATGAAACGTCGCTCGTCTTTCAATTTCTGTTTTCGCAAGATACTCAATTTGTATCGTCAATTCAAGACCGTATTAGACCGCCCACCACGGCGCGACACGAAGTTGATTGAAATTGACTCGAAATCTGTTTATTCTTAACTAACAATCGCCGGAAGTCCTGTTAGGAGAGTTCGCAATTGAATCAGAAGCAAAAAACGATACTGATCATGCTGCTGGCGGTGCATCTAGTTCTGCTCTACCTGGTTCTGTCACGTAATCTTGATTTCCTTTTCAACGATGCCTCTCACCGGATCGGTCCCGGCTCGGACTTTTGGGCTCTTTACAACGCTGGTAAGCACTGGCGGCTCGGTGACAACATTTATATGCGCGGTCCGGGCTATGGATTCAGATACCACCCTATTTTCGCGATGACGATTCTCTCCTACCTCTCATATCTCGCCCACCAACCCGCATACTGGCTGTGGGTCGCGATCAACGAAATCTTCCTGGTAATGTTTCTGGTTGTCGCTCGCAGAATGATTGTCAACACCGCCCATTTCCTCGTAGCCTGCGCGGTGATGGTTGGCTTTTCTCCGTATTACCTCGAAGTATACATGGGAAACGCCTCGTTCATAGCCGCTGCGGTACTTCTAATGGCTATCTACCTGCTCCAGCGCCGGGCACAACTCGGTGCTTATATCACCTATCTGGTCAGCATTTTGATAAAACCTGTCGGTCTGGCCTTACTTCCAATACTCCTGCTTCGCAGGCGGTTCGCGACGGTTTTTCTGACACTGGTAATCATCGCCGGGTTGGCACTGCCATACTTCATCGTTCATCCAAACGACTGGTATGATTTCGCCCGCGTCAATTTTGAAGGTTTCTCGACCACTCCCGGTTTCATGGTGCACGGAGGTAATCAGGGCTTTTACGGACTGATGGTGATGATCAGCGCATTCGCCAATCATGTACCGACGCGCGAACTGTACAACCTGACGCAGTTTTCTGATTTCAGTCGAATCCTGATCCGCGTCATACCGTATTTCTTCATCGCAGTCTCAGGCCTGGCAACGTATCGCCTCCGCCGCACCGACAATCTGTACATACTCGTGTTCTTGTGGTCCGCCACTTATCTTCTGGGCTATAAAGATGTCTGGGAGCACAGTTATGCATTTCTGGTTTTGGGGCTGTTGATGCTGTATCTCTCCCGCGCTTTCGATCCGAGGCTTCTTTTGATATTAAGCGGCGCAATCGCTCTGCCGACACTTTTCGCGTTTTATGACATACCGATGCGATCGCTCGGTATCAGCGATCCCGGCTGGTACTGGGATTTCAAAACCTCACTGCTTCATCATGCCACGAAGCCGGTGTTTCTTCTGGCTTTGTACCTTCTATCTCTCCGGAAAGCTTTCACCGGTCGAGTGCCGAATCTCCCCGAGTCGGGCTCAAGCCCAATGTCTATTGCGGGACAGCAACTTAGCGACTGACGCCTTGACTTTTTCGGTCGGGGCGGATTCTACAATATTGAGTTGACAGAATGGTGGACGGCTTGTATCTTGAACCCAAGAGGTTGCCGGGTCATTCATCCATAGAAATTGCTAACTTTGAGACGCACGAGATCACATTCTTGGTCTCAGCCCGATGAACCGTAAAAACACATCGGGAAAGAACCAAAGCTTTGTCAGGCCAAAAGTGTGACGCCGGCAGGTGCCGGCGGGCGACAAAATGAGGTTACCCAAGTAGCCGAAGCATCTTAAATTCGTATCTTTATTTACGGTCATCTCAGGTCCCTGGGGTGACCGTTTTTTGACAGCCTCAAGAATCTGTCTTGGAAAATGGCCGTGATTTGATTACCTTTACGCCCACCATTGATAGCGATTTTTTAAACACTTTTAGAAGCAACAGCCCTTAGCACGATGTCTGATTTCCTTCTCTCAATTCCATATCTGGGTGAATCGATGGCGCTATTGACCGCAATTGTCTGGGCCATCGCCGTTGTCCTGTTCAAAAAGAGCGGCGAGACCGTACACCCGGTCGGACTGAATTTGTTCAAGAACATGTTGGCGGCCGCGCTTTTTCTCCCCACTATTTGGCTCTGGGGAGGGAAACTGCTTCACGACGCTCCCGCGTGGGATTACCTGTTGTTACTGCTGAGCGGCGCGCTTGGTATCGGGATCGCCGACACCCTGTTTTTCCATTGCCTCAACCGTCTGGGCGCCGGACTGACCGCCATCGTGGATTGCCTGTACAGTCCGTTTATAATCGGGCTGTCTATGATCTGGCTCGGCGACGTGCTTTCTGTATGGCAAATAGTGGGAGTCATGTTGATTATATCAGCCGTGCTTACGGCGGCCCGTCCTCGAGGGGAAAACGGTCCTGACCGGCGCAACCTGATGTTGGGACTCACCTATGGCGCTCTGGCTGTGGCTCTGATGGCCATCGGTGTGGTGATAGCCAAACCGGTTCTTGACCGGGCGCCGCTTCTGTGGGTCACGGAGATCCGACTCATCGGCGGCGTTGCCATTCTTTGGATAAACCTTGCTTTCCATCCCGGGCGACGGCAGATAGTGAGATCCGTGTTTGCCTCAACCGGCCGCATATACACGGTAACCGGTTCATTGGTGGGCGGGTATCTGGCTATGGTCATGTGGCTGGCCGGAATGAAATTCACCCAGGTATCCACCGCGGCCGCTCTCAATCAGACTAACAATATCTTCATCTTTATCTTTGCCGCTCTCTTTCTGAAGGAAAGAATTGATCTGCCCCGTACCATTGGCATAATTCTCGCCGTCGGCGGCGCTTTTCTTGTTACCTTCGCCTGATTCCGCGTATCGACTCTGGTTGACTTTCGACCGCAATACCGTAGATTAGAGAATGACAAATCACGCAGACAACACCGAGATAATCCGCATCCTGGCGCTGAGCCATTTTTCATCCGTCCAACCCCGGCTTCTCGAGGTGCTGATAAGACACTATGGCAGCCTGGAGCGCATTATGGCCACCGATGCCGGTTCGCTGATGGCGGTCGCCGGCATGACGGCGGAAATAGCCAATCGCGTAGCCGAAGCGCCTTCGAAAATGACGCAAGCGCGGCAATATTACGAATTGCTCAGGAGCAAGAACGTTAATTTCGTGTCGCGTTTCGACAGCGATTATCCCAAGCTCCTGTTCGAACTCAACGACCCGCCCACGCTTCTGTATTACCGCGGTACACTGCCGAACGAAAACAGCAAAATCGTCGCGCTTGCCGGGGGTGACAGGGCAACAAGCGAAGGGATCGAGCTGACGGTCGAGGCTGCAAAGAAATTCGCGGAGGCGGGGGTGCAGGTCATTTCCTCGCTGGACAGAGGTATCGATTCCGCAACGCATCTGGGCGCAAAGGTCGGAGCAGGCAGGTCTTTCTCGGTTCTGGATAGTGGCGTGGACGAGATTTATCCCGACGAAAGCCGTCCGCTGGCTATCGATATTGTCAAGGACGGCGGCCTCATCAGCGAATATCCGCCCGACCAAAAATACCATACCGAGAATTTCAAAAGCTCTAACCGGATAATCGCCGGCCTGTCACAGGCGGTCGTGATGACAGAGTTCTATGACCATTCTATGCGCGCCCTTGATCTTCTCTCGTGCTGCAGCCAAATAGGCAAATTGGTTTTTATCCTGATCGATCCGCGCCACGGGGCTCTCACCGACAAAAACAGCCTTGAAACCGCTTACTCATCCGGCGCCATACCTATGGTCGGACTTCACCAGATAGACGAGATTGTCAAATCTCTGGTGTGAGGTGGCTTCATGGATGACCGCTACCTGACCATAGAGAAAACATCCACCGAAGAAACAAAAGTCAAAGGTTCGCGATTCATCGCCCGCGCCATTCGCGTGGACTCGCTTGAGCTGGCGCATGCCGAACTGGAGCATATCCGCAAACGCGAATACGCCGCCACTCACAACTGCTACGCCTATATCGTGGGAACGCCACCTCACGATGTCGCTTTCAAATATTCGGACGATGGCGAACCCAGCGGCACCGCCGGCCGACCGATTTACGATATCATCAGCGGCGCGGGTCTGACAAACATACTGATGGTTGTCACGCGTTATTTCGGTGGCACCAAACTCGGAACTGGAGGACTGGTCAAGGCCTATTCCGAGGCGGCCAGACTGGCCCTGGAAAGCGCCGGGGTCAGAGAAAATTTCGTTACCGATAAAATTAAAGTCGACATCGATTTTCCGTCATACGATAGTCTCCTCAAGGCAATCCATCGAAACGGCGCCAGGGAGATCAAGGCCGATTTCTCCGACCGGGTGTCAATCGAGATAGAGATTCGCCGGAGCAGGACCGATCAACTGGTAGGCGAAATAGTGGAGCTATCCAGGGGGAAGGCCGCGATTGAAAAAGTCGAATAAACCTGATACTATCGACTGTCTGGGGATGGGCATAATCCCTTATGACCTGCTGTTCAGCATCGATCGCTATCCTCTGCCGGGAATGAAGATCGACGCTTGCGATTTCTTCATGCAAGGAGGCGGACCCGTACCCAATGTAGCAATCGGTCTGTCGCGGCTCGGATTCAAAACCGCACTCATCGCGGTCGTCGGCGATGACCCATTCGGGAAAATCTCGATCGACGAGTTGAAGCGAGACCGCGTCGATCACCGCTTTGTCATCATCAAAAAGCAGCCTTCCGCGCTCGCCGCAGGC harbors:
- a CDS encoding tetratricopeptide repeat protein, with protein sequence MKIYRYLVVLLLTLVACGNEPNTLAEYEQAGREAYLNEDFAKARTYLSRAVAMKSSDRDVLYFMGMSYQREYILDSALFYLKRADLLHPEDRVVNQAIYPIAAELKEWETAARAVNVLIGTGDSLEHYRLKLADLNVKMGNFIVAFIHMRKLLESSPDNPDRYYQMAVIAHQADSLAFALSIINQAIDRFGEQEKFLQIKGVLYTAMGEFEKAEFILRRLIAIDPNSLQYRATLAAALAMQRPREKKLEAVELYKQVVGKVNPAMKVDSILNALQQQLNQ
- a CDS encoding glycosyltransferase 87 family protein: MNQKQKTILIMLLAVHLVLLYLVLSRNLDFLFNDASHRIGPGSDFWALYNAGKHWRLGDNIYMRGPGYGFRYHPIFAMTILSYLSYLAHQPAYWLWVAINEIFLVMFLVVARRMIVNTAHFLVACAVMVGFSPYYLEVYMGNASFIAAAVLLMAIYLLQRRAQLGAYITYLVSILIKPVGLALLPILLLRRRFATVFLTLVIIAGLALPYFIVHPNDWYDFARVNFEGFSTTPGFMVHGGNQGFYGLMVMISAFANHVPTRELYNLTQFSDFSRILIRVIPYFFIAVSGLATYRLRRTDNLYILVFLWSATYLLGYKDVWEHSYAFLVLGLLMLYLSRAFDPRLLLILSGAIALPTLFAFYDIPMRSLGISDPGWYWDFKTSLLHHATKPVFLLALYLLSLRKAFTGRVPNLPESGSSPMSIAGQQLSD
- a CDS encoding DMT family transporter; translated protein: MALLTAIVWAIAVVLFKKSGETVHPVGLNLFKNMLAAALFLPTIWLWGGKLLHDAPAWDYLLLLLSGALGIGIADTLFFHCLNRLGAGLTAIVDCLYSPFIIGLSMIWLGDVLSVWQIVGVMLIISAVLTAARPRGENGPDRRNLMLGLTYGALAVALMAIGVVIAKPVLDRAPLLWVTEIRLIGGVAILWINLAFHPGRRQIVRSVFASTGRIYTVTGSLVGGYLAMVMWLAGMKFTQVSTAAALNQTNNIFIFIFAALFLKERIDLPRTIGIILAVGGAFLVTFA
- a CDS encoding DNA-processing protein DprA, with protein sequence MTNHADNTEIIRILALSHFSSVQPRLLEVLIRHYGSLERIMATDAGSLMAVAGMTAEIANRVAEAPSKMTQARQYYELLRSKNVNFVSRFDSDYPKLLFELNDPPTLLYYRGTLPNENSKIVALAGGDRATSEGIELTVEAAKKFAEAGVQVISSLDRGIDSATHLGAKVGAGRSFSVLDSGVDEIYPDESRPLAIDIVKDGGLISEYPPDQKYHTENFKSSNRIIAGLSQAVVMTEFYDHSMRALDLLSCCSQIGKLVFILIDPRHGALTDKNSLETAYSSGAIPMVGLHQIDEIVKSLV
- a CDS encoding YigZ family protein, translated to MDDRYLTIEKTSTEETKVKGSRFIARAIRVDSLELAHAELEHIRKREYAATHNCYAYIVGTPPHDVAFKYSDDGEPSGTAGRPIYDIISGAGLTNILMVVTRYFGGTKLGTGGLVKAYSEAARLALESAGVRENFVTDKIKVDIDFPSYDSLLKAIHRNGAREIKADFSDRVSIEIEIRRSRTDQLVGEIVELSRGKAAIEKVE